Genomic segment of Coffea arabica cultivar ET-39 chromosome 1e, Coffea Arabica ET-39 HiFi, whole genome shotgun sequence:
TGCTAGATTGCAACTCCTGCAGCTGACTGTGTGACTCCAGTACCTGAAGGAATAGGTCAACATGTAATCATGAAAAATATGCCTGGTCGCGTTAACTTTTCTAAGTCTATCGTACGTCACGTATTCTGAAGAGAACATGAAGATAAGAACAATGTCTCAGGTTGATAAAGAACATGTATGTTATCTagtaaataaagaaatgaagaacACTTGGTCTTTCAACCAAGCAATCGAAGGCATTCTTGATTCCTGACCAATTGGTCTTAAGATTGGCTCCATAGTTCCTTTCAACATATAGTTCCTTCCTGTCTTACAACCATCCTAGCTGCCAAACTTTGGTCCTCCAGAGACACGGTACAggggttctttttttttggtgcgcGGGAGGAACAGATCAAAAACTGGATTAGGAATGAAATAAAGTTGAAatttaagaatttcttagagctTTTTACCtatgtaagcttgtattttgcaTGTAGCACGACATGGAACGTTGGGTTACAGAAACTTATTTTGAAGTTTCTGTATAGAAGAGTGATCATCTCTACTGTTTCTATCAAcacaaataaaaagaagaaaaggccAATATTTCCCTGAAACTGGAAGTGATGTACCTGTCCAGAAGCTGCTCTCTAGGCGGAGTGGGTGGGAGTGCTCCAGTGTACTTTGTTCCCCAGTCAATTTGACCATTGCTATACTTGTTTAACCACCTTCTGAAGCCCACCACAAGGGCATCTGCCTTTGTAGGAACAAAGCAAGCTTTATGACCcaaattcctttattttccgcTCCGAAAGAATAGAATGAACAAAATAATTAGTAAATCAGGCTACTACTTTTCGCGAAGATTTACAAAGTTTGACATCTTTCCAGATAGAAATATGATAGAGGACATGATACCCAAGCTAAGGAAACCTTAAATGGTGGATGGTCTGCACAGACAGGCACGGATTTAAGGGGGGGCtggtgggggcttaagcccccccccccaagccgccggaaaaccccctatatatagGGGATTCCAAATGCTTGCTTCTAAAATGCAGTAGGTAACTAGGTAGGTAGGTAGGTACTACCTTTCTCTTCCTATGTGTCTCTTAGGATACTGGTATTATtgtctgaaattttcaatagttaTTTATGTTTTCACCTGCTGGTGAtgtaataacttggattttcctAAAATGTTTTGAGCAGGTCTGAACTCTGTAGTTATTCATCATATATTCTGGACTTTGTTAGAGCCTGTGAGACTCGGAAACATAGAGCCTGGGAAACatagcctttttttttatttcagatGTTTGGTTGTTGGCAAAGTATTTTTTGTGCATCGCTGTCATGAACTATATGGTGGAGTGGGCTTTCTTTTGTTGATCAAGAAGCTTGCCAACAATAGTTGTTGGTGCTGTTTTAAATGTATGTTCTGGAACAAAGAATGCTGTAAATGTATTTCCTGGAATTTAGAAAAGTTCTTGATTTAACGCTTATGACATCCCTTGCACttcaagaagaattaaatttgCAATTACTATCAAAGTTTTCCTGCTATTTCGCTTTTTGACCgccttagttttttattttatttcgaaTTCTGATCATGAAATCAATAAGCAGGGTGAGTGATAGATTATTGATAGTTTAGAGTATTtttttggagcattttgagATTTCCAAGAACTTATCAAATTCATATGAAAGGGgcaatttttaaactattttagtATGCGATGGGCAATTCTTAAACTATTTTTTTGAGCGGTTTATGCCTCCGAGTACTATACATATCTTGATAGGCCTGCTGTTTtcgttgtttcttttgtagattTGTAGATTTGGGTAAGTTACATACCCAAAAATTCAGAACAAATTTTTgggtatgtataattatatgtttttattatttttataattattgattctaaattttacttattaaatatatttatttcgtcacaaaaaaaattttttaatacacttcagcccccccaaaaataaatttctggctCCGTCCCTGTGCACAGAAACCCTAGCTATGAACTCTAtcatattttccttttcttttcaattctGGATATGTTTTATTTGTGTCAATGCAAAGGATAATGTTTGTGGCCATCCAATTTATTGTCACCGTTCAAGTCCTGCAGTTCTGGCCTTGCAAAACACCAAGTGAATATTATGGAGTATCACACTACAGTTGTTTGATCAAAATTTGTGTGTGGCTATCATCTCTTAATTACAGTTCTTTGAATACGTAACACCAAAAtgataatttaatattttgtttATGGTGCTTAAACTGGTTAAGTTGGTGTGCATTTAAAAGTTCACATTGAACACAAAGGTAATTTTCTAGAGAATGAGTTCCTTTAGTTGTTAATACTGCCCGTCGTAATTGTTAAGACTGTTCAGCATAATATGTCAAAAGTAGGATCATTGGTCCTAAAAGCTTCTGATAGTGCTATGCAGCCTCCAAACTCTTCCAATATGACTAAAACGTAATATTCTAGTAATCATGTACTCCAGAATACACAGCTCATATGTATTTGCCACCATGCACGTTCTCATTTCATCATAATGGCCCTTATGCTCTAGATTTTCTTTGGagaattgaaaatttcattataGAGTTGCAACCTTGACATTCTGATGCTCAAATTACCATGACTGAAGACTTGGACACGTACAAGGACCCCTGTTGTAGAAAAGAGAAGAGGAAAGGTTCCAGGGAGTACCTCCACATGGAGAAGATACATATCTGAATCTATAATTAGATTTTGGTTCACATGGAATATCCAGCGCGGAACAATACGATCTAACCAGACGCCAGAATTCCTTGGCCAGGTAAATATCATTCTGCTATTGCCCGGGCTAACCAGAATACATAGGAACACCAAAAGTACCTTCTTCACCGGCTTAGGTGTCGATGGATTCTGCATATAGTTATCCCTTATATGAGTGCTATAAATGGACAATTAGACAATGATAGGTCGATATtatagaaaagaaataattaagaaaCAATGACTAACTTCAATATTACCAATCAATTACCTCTGTGGTTCCAGATAGTGAAGTAGTTACATTCTCTAGAGTACCTCCTAATGACCAGGAATAAAAAACACAAGGTGGAATAAATATGTGATCTGAAACTGTCGATGATTTTGCAGTGAAACCCTTTACGTCTAATGTCTTTACCCTTATCTCGAGTGGTCTCCCTCCTTCCCTGTCAGCCTCAACAGTGcaggaaaatgcagaaaagaaaCTATTAGTAATTTGGAACCCATATAAAAGGTTAGGAACAGCAAACATTCTCAAATTATAAGGTAAAGGCTCTTATCTCTCTGAGGACCGTGGGACTTTCAGTATGCCATAATGTGCATATGGAACATGAGAAGGGTCCATAAGATTTTCAATCAGAATCTCGTACCTGTAAATGCTTGGCTATCAGAAGCAACTTAAGAATAAAACAAACATTATTTGACATAacttttcaatcactttttctgtttttcttattAAACTTCATAACATGAACACAAGAACCAAAACCTTTTAGTTTTACCATCTTTTGAGTTTTACCTATTTCTCTTTATTGATTTTTCCCGCATTTTTCTCACCCTTCTTGAAGGAAACTaatgaatttctttctttttcctttgcatTTCCCAGAGCATGTATTGAATACTAACACAAGTAACAGTAAAAGCAATTTACTTTAGCATTCCATAGCGATAGCAGCCTTTTCAATATGATTAGAGTGCAAATGAAGATTTGCCTAGTATGAGCGTGGAACAACAACAACCACAAAAGCTATAATAAAGGGGGCAACTAATTGCTTACCCGTATGGTATATCTCTAGTGATCATCCGACTGGTAAAGGACGGATCATCAATTTCCGGAATGTATGGAGGCTTTTCCTTCGAAAATATGTCTTTGTACTGACTATCAGCATTAGGCCAAAACCAAAGAATGCCATTTTGCACACAACTTGGATATGCAGCTACACATGCTTTGCTAGAGTATGGATCTGAACTTCCAAGCAAAATGTCAATCCAGCATGCTTTGGTTTAGGTACAATGGAAATGGCAAGATTTGCATGTTTAGACATGATGTATCTGCTATGTACAACAAAGTAAGCAAATGCATTTCCATAGCATCAAGTATCAGAATGAAGCTCCAAACTGGCATACTTAAACAGTAGAAAACTATTGGCAATATTCAAAAATTCTAAATTTAGTATTGCATAAAAGATATTCACAACAACTGGAAACAATATTCATTGAATAACTGTCCGACATAGAGGTAATTCAAGTTTTGAACCAAGCCAAGCTTGATTGGTAGATAAAGAAAAATTGCTTATCAGAATATTATGCATCTTCCCATAGAGCCTTGGTGGagaattaattgaaaaaaaatggaaaaagagaaGTGGCAAAATTTTTTGTAGATTTCAAGTTCATAATGGCTGATGAATGCTTAAAgttctttttactttttagaTGAGGAGATTTTGAGTATGAAAAGTTAAAAACAAGCGGAAATGTCGTACTGGAATGACCGGACAGTAGGAAGACTACtaaaacctgaaaattttcagcgAGTTTGGTCAAATGAGTTCTGCTTCTTTCCCCAGCTACTCTTGATTCCCTATCTACAAAGGGCCTCGAGTTCAGAAcagatatgtatgtatgtgaaAGCTTACAAGTGTATTAGATGTGGAagttattaaatattttaaattggATTCCATCATCTAATCCTAAGGTATAAAAGACACTATGGCCATTCTATCATAAAGATCAAGCCTAcatcaaataaaaatttcaccaatccaATTTCACCGAATTCTCATCCACTTCCTCTGCTAGATTCAGATTTGTAGCTCGTGGTTTGCATATATAGTTTCTGGGTAATTTCTGGTGGAGGAATCCGAAATTCATATGACTAATTGTCAGTTAAACATTGAATATCCCCATTCAATGATCCTGGCCTTAAATGCCACCAACAAGTTATCGTTGTATCCGAATAAGACATAAATAACTTCATGCAATGGCTAGGTAAAGTGTGCATTATACTTGAGAAGTTTCCATCATATCTAGAGTGTTTTGCCTGCTTCAGTGCTGGTGATGAATATCTGCCTATGTTCAAATTCAAAGACAATCTTGTGCTATTCAAATAGGCATATAAAACTTTGGAGCTTTCTTCCAAACTTGATTATATACCTCAAAAAATTGGCTTTCCACAGCTAGTCTGCTATTGATAACGGTCCTACCTTCACTATTGCCATTTATGTGCTATAATAGCTTTAATCTTTCAGCTACTACATTCTTCAAGAAAGAGCAAATTATCTGGATGGCCaccaaacttttggaatcatCGAGTTTACATCATTGAACTATTAAAAGTTTGGTTTTGGCCATTGAACTATCTCAAGTTTAGATTGTAGGTCATTCCGTTAGATTTCATCATTAAACATGACAGATATGAGTGGTCTAATGATTCACGAGACAAAAGAAAAGGACATAGTTAACGATTAAATCTGATGAAATGGCCCAGAATCTAAATTTTAGATAGTTCAATGGCTAAAATCAGACTTTCAATAGTTCAGTGATTTAAAATTCGACGTTTCCAAAAGTTCATTGGCTATACGGATAATTTGCTCTCAAGAAAGTTACTCAAAATTTAGATATAACAGATGATAAGGCAAAAAGAAAGCATGTGACTTGCACAGTGATTAAACAAATATGGATGTAGCAAACAGTAACAATGACACTGACTGAAAATCAATGCATCGAAAAGGAGAACTAGCGGATACGAAAGACGCATACTTCGCATACTTCACAATCATGAAAATGAACTTGTTAGCAATTTCAATTACCGGAGGACCATCTGGGGGTGCTTGAGGAATGAATTTGCAATCGCCAGAACCACCAAAGCACCAACCATGATAAACACACTGCAACCTGCCCCACTGATCAATCCTTCCTTCAGACAAAGGAGCCAACCTATGAGGACAAGTATCATCAAACACCTTCCACTCATTCTCATTCCTATCCCACCACACAACAATATCAATTCCCATCACTTTCTTCCCAAGTGGCCTCCTTTTGTCAAGATCACAAACAGGCATCACAGGATACCGTTGTGCGTACCAATCAAATTTCTCATCTTTTTCTGATTTCTCAGTTTCTTGACCAAACGAAGCGTCTTTGGATGATTGATCAGCCGCTGGCACAGTGTCAGTGGAAGAGATGGCTGTGGAAAGCTCGAATTTTGCTCTCTTGAACTGATATGAAGGGAGATGTGAATTGGTGGGGTGTTGATAGCTAAACGGATTATGCAAGATTGGATTTTTAATCTTTGTTCCAAAGGGTCTTCTTGGGATCAAATTAAGGTGCGATGATGCTGATGAAAGGGAAGTAGCTGTCAAAGTTCCCATTGCAGCTTCTTTAATGGCAATAGTTTGTGACTCCCCCAGGTTTCAAACAGAGGTTGTCTTGATGGATGTATATACAGCTGAAAGACGGAGCTGAGTGTGTGTGTGTCGTTTTTGGCTTGTGGGGATAGTACGAACTTCCAGACAAAGACTGAAAGAGCCCCCATCATTGAAACTGTTAATTTTTGGGTGCATCAGCTGCTAATTTTGCGATGATGCTGATGAAAGGGAAGTAGCTGTCAAAGTTCCCATTGCAGCTTCTTTAATGGCAATAGTTTGCGACTCCCGCACGTTTCAAACAGAGGTTGTCTTGATGGATGTATTTACAGCTGAAAGACGGAgctgagtgtgtgtgtgtgtgtcgtTTTTGGCTTGTGGGGATAGTACGAACTTCCAGACAAAGACTTGGCCACATTATTATGTACTAGGTATTCTGCCCTGACGCTATGCGTCAGGTAGGTAGGACCTGGTAATAGGAAAACAAGGGAAGGAAAAAACACTGGCCAGAGAAAAGCTAAGAAGAAGAATGAGGAACGGGAAAAACACACCTGGTAAAGAAggcgaagaaaagaaaaagaagcagcTCCCAAAACTCTGAAGCGGTGCGCACTGGATTCAGCACAGAACCAAGAACAGAATGAGAGGAAATTGCTGACCGCCAAAATGTTCCCATCCAAGAGGCCCACGCGGACAGAAGTGAATTTCCATCAGACCATTGCCGTCCAATGCCAAAAGACCAAAACACCCCTCAAGTTCACAAAAATCACAGTATAACCTGCCCACCAAACACTGTTCACAAGCTATTCACGCTTTATATACGTACTAGTTTTTTAGCCCTGACGCCATGCGTCAGGTAGCTGAGACTCATTATTTTGCTGTTatgtttgtgtgtttttttttctttgttagatGCAGTAATCATGTGTGTGAGTGTATGTTTTTTTCTAATTGCACAAATAAACATGACTTTAAAATCAGGTTATCTTACACTCTTAATATAGCATTAATCAGTAAGTAATGCCTAAAATTAGGTAGAACTAAAAGGCATATGGCTATACATGTAATGTGTAGCCTTGCTTATTAGTTACGTTACTTCTCTAAGACAAGCAATTTgacaatttccatttttttgacACTTTCTATTTGCTAGTACTTCACACTTAACAATCCtttggaagaaagaaataaagaaagacaATTATAAAATGGGtttgtcattttcttttgttttctagaCTTGAATGAGCATTCaaacatatttaaaaatattttcaaaccaatgtaaaattgaattaatattttttatatattcagTGGCTTTTTTGTTTTACATTAATAGGTCTATATTCATGACACATAATTTTTATTCAACTCTATCCCACCATGACCTCGGTTTATATATACTACCATGTCTCCTAATCAGGGTTTCATATTGGATCCTATTCTTTTTGTTGCAATTTAgatgattgtttgattgatagATTAAAAGTGTTCAAGAATGGAGGGAGCAACAATGGTTTCTTTGAACAGGACATCATCTATTGAAAATGAGCATGGGACTCTCAATATTGAACAAGTTTAACTTGCAAGGTGAATAtacatattttcttatttttctctctttcttcccttttttaggctgtctatatctttttttttttttttggagattttgatgattttggttttgataatttgtatttattgaatcattttttcatgctcaaaagaaaaaaaattggacctattgtaaaagttcaaaaactataatccatttcttaaattgcatttttttaaaagaaagttTATCCTGTTGCCAAAAACAGATTGAACAGAACTAAGAATAGAATAAGAGTAAATTGCTGACCGCCAAAATGTTCCCATCCAAGAGGCCTACGCGGACAGAAGAGCAGGAGAGAAAGTGGTAATTAGAAGAGAGCAATGATTGAAATTGAGAGCAAGGAAGAGAGACAGAAGGTAAAGCAAAAAGCGTCCACCGATTCAACGAGGCTATCTGCACCCACGTTTCCTCAAGCCACCCAAAAATCATGCAACTAACAAACACCCCCAGAGTTCATGAAAATTACAGAGTAACCAGACCATTTGCCCACGCGGACAGGAGCGAATTTCCAACAAAACCACGCCACCCATCagcaaaagaccaaaatacccctcaAAGTCACAAAAATAACGGCATAACCGGCTCATTCTGCACTGTTCATAAGCGATTGACGCTTTATATATGTACTAGTTTTTTGCCCTGACGCTGTGCGTCAGGTAGCTGGGATTTCTTAATTTACTATAATGGGTATTAGTCTAGAAAATTGGAGTGTGAGAGGAGTAATTAATTTACTACCGGAGGCACAGCAAAAACCAGGTGGTTCCTGATAAAATCGTTTTGCATGACAATATGGACAACTTGGAACATCAGGCAATACAGCAGGTTCTGTAGCTATTGTAGTTAATGGATCAGTCATAGCTCGTTTTCTAGACCGACGCTGCCTACGCAATGGTGGTTCACCAGCATCTAAATTAGTTGATGGAATCTCATTAGCACCATCAGCAATAGACGCACAGAcattttgttcattttcctgCAAACCAGCCAAAGCGTACTTAAGGACCATGAATTCAGTGTGCCTAAGTCAGTCAATCTGACTTATAATAGACAAAAACTAATATCTCACCCACTGGTTAGTCTAGCCGGTAATATAAGTAGTCTAACATTTATTGCAAGGGGTCTAAACAACAATCTTATTGCATGAAAGATGCTCAAAATAAGCACAAACATACGGTTGGAAATTGCTCTACATTATTGAGCAATACTGCAGGCTCTGTAATTATTGTGGTCAATGGATTAGTCACAGAGCGTCTTGTACGCCGACGTCGCCTATGCAAAGATGATTCACCCGCATCTGAATTAGTTGTTGGAACCTCGCTAGCACCATTACCAGCAGACCTAGATACATCTCCTTGATTTTCCTTTAAAACACCCAAAGCATAGTTAAAGACTGTGAGTTTAGTATGCTTAACTAAGTCAAACTCGTTTGTCTTACCAAAGTACATGCTTAGGCGAAACCACTGTTAACATAAATAATTTAACATTTATTCCAAAAGATTTAAACAACAATTTATATTGCATGAAAAATGCTCAAAATAAGCACAGACATACAGCTCGAAGGTGCTCTGCATTGTTCTCTGCAAATGGCAATACTGAGCCCGAACCTAATGAAGATTCAACGACGCCCATATTTGGCTGATTCACAGCATTTGAGTCATGTATATTAAAAGCCGTGACAGCTAATGTACACACTCCTAATGGCGCATCATTCTTTGTCCCACGCCGAGCAGCAGCACGTTGCTCGCGGCTCCTTCGATTTTTCTCAGCACGAGCCTCTTCTAAACTTCCATATACTCTATTTCGACCCATTCTCAAAGCATATTATACACAGCTCAAGCGGAAACCAAACAAACGTCTAAAATGAACCATACAAAAGAACCACAACAACAAAAATGAATTTCCAGCGAAGCCAATCAAACAGTGAAGTACTTtaaaaccaaaagaaactttCTCAAGTTATTTCCGAAGCTGCGAAAGAAAACTCAGAAGAAAAATTAGAGCCAAAAAGAGATTGAGCTCACGGTCTAAGTTTGCTGAATAGTAAAGCACTTcaaaaccaaaagaaactttCTCAAGTTATATTTGCTGAACAGCTGAgaacacaagcaagaaaataatGAGAGCAAATTGGTGACCGAGAATGAGCAAAAGAGAATAAGAGCCATGCAGACCCACAAACCGCTTCGGACAGCAACGACCAACGACTCTAGAAAGAATGAAGACTCTAGAAAGCTTTTCAAGACATTTGCTGACCGCCCAACCGCCCACTAACTTAATAGTAATTCCTGACTACCAAAATGAAGAGCCACGCGGACAGAGCAAGGTTACAATGCAAGAGAGCCAGCGGACAAAAGCAAAATACCAGCAGTGCCACTGCCACCCATCAGTAAAGGACCAAAATGCCCCTCAAGCTCACACAAATCACGGCATAACCGGCTCATCCTGCACTATTCATAAGGCTTTGGACGCtttatatatgtaagataagACTAGTTTTTTAGCCCTGAAGCCATGTCAGCTAGCTAAAACTCATTATTTTGTTGTTatgtttgtgtgttttttttttcttttattagatataatagtcatgtgtgtgagtgtgtgttttTTCCTAATTGCACAAATAAACATGACTTTGAAATCAGATTATTTTACATTCTTAATATAGCATTAATCAGTAAGTAATGCCTAAATTTAGGTAGAACTAAAAGGCATATGGCTATACATGTCTCCTAATCAGGATTTCATATTGGATCCTATTCTTTTTGTTACAATTCAgatgattgtttgattgatagATTAAGAGTGTTCAAGAATGAAGGAAGCAATAATGGTTTCTTTGGACAGGACATCATTTATTGAAAATGAGTCTGGACTCTCAATATTGAACAACTTTAACTTGCAAGGGTGAATATAcatatttcttatttttctttctttcttcccttttttaggctgtctatctctttttcttttttttttggagattttgatgattttggttttgataaTTTGTATGGGAG
This window contains:
- the LOC113687924 gene encoding protochlorophyllide-dependent translocon component 52, chloroplastic-like; the protein is MWRNLGHKACFVPTKADALVVGFRRWLNKYSNGQIDWGTKYTGALPPTPPREQLLDRYWSHTVSCRSCNLAYKGLNALEIVLQVFSLASIGIVAAAKQGAPSAAAESTLVSVAIISFLVSKWLSHFVYKSFHFHDYDHASR
- the LOC140007318 gene encoding protochlorophyllide-dependent translocon component 52, chloroplastic-like isoform X1, producing MGTLTATSLSSASSHLNLIPRRPFGTKIKNPILHNPFSYQHPTNSHLPSYQFKRAKFELSTAISSTDTVPAADQSSKDASFGQETEKSEKDEKFDWYAQRYPVMPVCDLDKRRPLGKKVMGIDIVVWWDRNENEWKVFDDTCPHRLAPLSEGRIDQWGRLQCVYHGWCFGGSGDCKFIPQAPPDGPPIHTLAKHV
- the LOC140007318 gene encoding protochlorophyllide-dependent translocon component 52, chloroplastic-like isoform X2, translating into MGTLTATSLSSASSHLNLIPRRPFGTKIKNPILHNPFSYQHPTNSHLPSYQFKRAKFELSTAISSTDTVPAADQSSKDASFGQETEKSEKDEKFDWYAQRYPVMPVCDLDKRRPLGKKVMGIDIVVWWDRNENEWKVFDDTCPHRLAPLSEGRIDQWGRLQCVYHGWCFGGSGDCKFIPQAPPDGPPIHHV
- the LOC140007330 gene encoding uncharacterized protein, whose product is MGRNRVYGSLEEARAEKNRRSREQRAAARRGTKNDAPLGVCTLAVTAFNIHDSNAVNQPNMGVVESSLGSGSVLPFAENNAEHLRAENQGDVSRSAGNGASEVPTTNSDAGESSLHRRRRRTRRSVTNPLTTIITEPAVLLNNVEQFPTVCLCLF